A window from Pseudomonas kribbensis encodes these proteins:
- a CDS encoding ABC transporter substrate-binding protein — MNGFRRWLAAGLVTMGLMAAMPAANAAQTPIHFADLNWESGSLITDVLRIIVEKGYGLPTDTLPGTTITLETALANNDIQVIGEEWAGRSPVWVKAEAEGKVASLGDTVKGATEGWWVPEYVIKGDAAKGIKPLAPDLRSVSDLKKYKDVFKDPETPSKGRFLNSPIGWTSEVVNKQKLTAYGLQDDFTNFRSGSGAALDAEISSSIRRGKPVLFYYWSPTPLLGKFKLVQLEEPPFDADAWKTLTDADNPNPKPTRSLASKLSIGVSAPFQKQYPQIAAFFSKVDFPIEDLNKALADMSEKHTPPREAAEAFMKAHPDVWQAWLPKDVADKVQAGL; from the coding sequence ATGAACGGATTTCGACGGTGGCTGGCCGCTGGGCTGGTCACAATGGGCTTGATGGCTGCGATGCCAGCGGCCAATGCGGCACAGACCCCGATCCACTTCGCCGACCTGAACTGGGAAAGCGGCAGCCTGATCACCGATGTCCTGCGGATCATCGTCGAGAAGGGTTATGGTCTGCCGACGGATACGCTGCCGGGCACCACCATTACCCTGGAAACCGCGCTCGCCAACAATGACATTCAGGTGATCGGCGAGGAATGGGCCGGGCGCAGTCCGGTGTGGGTCAAGGCCGAGGCCGAAGGCAAGGTCGCCAGCCTGGGCGATACGGTCAAGGGCGCCACCGAAGGCTGGTGGGTGCCGGAATATGTGATCAAGGGCGATGCCGCCAAAGGCATCAAGCCGCTGGCGCCGGACTTGCGCAGTGTCAGTGATCTGAAGAAGTACAAGGACGTGTTCAAGGACCCGGAAACTCCGAGCAAGGGTCGGTTCCTCAACAGCCCCATCGGCTGGACCTCGGAAGTGGTGAACAAGCAGAAACTCACGGCGTACGGGCTGCAGGATGACTTCACCAATTTCCGCAGCGGTTCCGGCGCGGCGCTGGATGCCGAAATCAGTTCGTCGATCCGCCGGGGCAAACCGGTGCTGTTCTATTACTGGTCGCCGACGCCGTTGCTCGGCAAGTTCAAACTGGTGCAACTGGAAGAGCCGCCGTTCGACGCCGATGCCTGGAAGACCTTGACGGACGCCGACAACCCCAACCCGAAACCGACCCGTTCACTGGCCTCGAAACTGTCGATCGGGGTGTCTGCGCCATTCCAGAAGCAATACCCACAGATCGCGGCGTTCTTCAGCAAAGTCGATTTTCCGATTGAGGATCTGAACAAGGCACTGGCTGATATGAGCGAGAAACACACTCCGCCACGGGAAGCGGCGGAGGCGTTCATGAAGGCTCATCCGGATGTGTGGCAGGCGTGGCTGCCGAAGGATGTGGCGGACAAGGTTCAGGCAGGTTTATAG
- a CDS encoding LysR family transcriptional regulator translates to MKSPTEKALTPPDGKKWDAGEAASQLSWDDLRIIKTLSDCGNRSATAKKLGINVSTVSRRITQVERTLGVALFDHRKSGYLLTAEGAELRALAERVELDIVSVTRRVSRSGQGPLGKLRITTSDSLLLYFFTPIIADFKALNEGITIEVLVGNETLSLARDESDIAIRATRKPAESLVGRKLANIAWAPYCSARQMTDSPLFEEGQAWVSYSAALCGLRATRYVESRVAAERIAYRTDSVAAASVAIAAGLGYGFLPCMLGDITPGLVRAGPVVPELQDELWLLTHQDIRKSWRVKAFMTFCAAAVASQKPLVEGQSILPVI, encoded by the coding sequence GTGAAATCGCCAACTGAAAAGGCTCTGACTCCCCCTGACGGGAAAAAGTGGGACGCCGGCGAGGCTGCCAGCCAGCTCTCGTGGGACGACTTGCGCATCATCAAGACGCTCAGTGATTGCGGCAATCGTTCGGCTACGGCCAAAAAGCTTGGCATCAATGTATCCACCGTTTCGCGCCGGATTACTCAAGTTGAGCGCACGCTCGGTGTCGCACTGTTCGATCATCGCAAATCCGGATATCTGCTCACCGCCGAGGGTGCTGAACTGCGAGCACTCGCCGAGCGTGTGGAGCTGGATATCGTCAGTGTCACGCGGCGTGTTTCACGTTCAGGTCAGGGGCCCCTCGGAAAGCTTCGAATTACCACCAGCGACTCGCTGCTGCTGTACTTCTTCACCCCCATCATCGCGGACTTCAAGGCTCTGAATGAGGGAATCACCATCGAGGTGCTGGTGGGCAATGAAACCCTCAGCCTCGCCCGGGATGAATCGGATATCGCCATTCGGGCGACGAGAAAACCCGCGGAAAGCCTGGTGGGCCGCAAACTGGCAAACATTGCCTGGGCACCTTATTGCTCTGCCAGGCAGATGACTGACTCGCCCCTTTTCGAAGAGGGCCAGGCATGGGTGTCCTACTCCGCAGCGCTCTGCGGTCTGAGGGCGACCCGTTATGTTGAAAGCAGAGTCGCTGCCGAGCGCATCGCGTACCGCACCGATTCCGTTGCAGCGGCAAGCGTGGCCATCGCGGCGGGCCTGGGATATGGATTCCTTCCCTGCATGCTGGGCGACATCACCCCAGGCCTGGTACGTGCCGGGCCGGTGGTGCCGGAGCTTCAGGATGAGTTATGGCTGCTGACTCACCAGGACATTCGAAAATCGTGGCGCGTCAAGGCATTCATGACCTTCTGCGCGGCTGCCGTGGCCAGTCAGAAACCCTTGGTCGAAGGGCAGTCGATACTCCCGGTCATCTAA
- a CDS encoding TraR/DksA family transcriptional regulator: MTKDKLLAMPADDYMNAEQHAFFSELLQNMKVETHERIEQNRIAIESLDTPADPADAASVEEERTWLVNAIDRDQRMLPQLEQALERIKEDSFGWCDDSGEPIGLKRLLISPTTKYCIEAQERHEQIDKHQRQA, encoded by the coding sequence ATGACAAAGGACAAGTTGCTGGCCATGCCGGCAGATGACTACATGAATGCCGAGCAACACGCTTTCTTCAGCGAGCTGTTGCAGAACATGAAAGTCGAAACCCACGAGCGCATTGAGCAAAACCGTATTGCCATCGAGAGCCTGGACACCCCGGCTGACCCGGCGGACGCCGCCTCGGTGGAAGAAGAGCGCACCTGGCTGGTAAACGCGATCGATCGCGACCAGCGCATGCTGCCTCAGCTGGAACAAGCCCTTGAGCGTATCAAGGAAGACAGCTTTGGCTGGTGCGACGACAGCGGCGAGCCTATCGGCCTGAAACGCCTGCTGATCAGCCCGACCACCAAGTACTGCATCGAAGCTCAAGAGCGTCACGAGCAAATCGACAAGCACCAGCGTCAGGCCTGA
- a CDS encoding helix-turn-helix domain-containing protein, with the protein MNMDKSTVLATLTLTSTGQLKPWQIRTAQKLMLDRLDTGITVTELAEACALSRSHFSRLFKESTRMSPQQWLREQRVMKSRELMKDSSMLLTEIALECGFCDQAHFSRTFAKAEGMSPKAWKQQAISPISVAA; encoded by the coding sequence ATGAACATGGATAAATCTACCGTGCTGGCGACGCTCACCCTGACTTCGACGGGACAGCTCAAACCCTGGCAGATCAGGACTGCCCAAAAACTGATGCTCGACAGGCTGGATACCGGCATTACCGTGACTGAACTGGCCGAAGCCTGCGCTTTGTCGCGCAGTCACTTCTCCCGCCTGTTCAAGGAAAGCACCCGGATGTCCCCGCAGCAATGGCTGCGTGAACAGCGGGTCATGAAAAGCAGAGAGTTAATGAAGGACTCCTCGATGCTGCTCACAGAGATCGCACTGGAATGCGGCTTTTGCGATCAAGCTCACTTCAGCCGTACATTCGCCAAAGCTGAAGGCATGTCACCGAAAGCCTGGAAGCAACAAGCGATCAGCCCGATTTCGGTCGCGGCTTGA
- a CDS encoding DNA alkylation repair protein encodes MSTTETAAPALKEIFNAERLQHIASEMSAVYPAFKAKAFLKHANDGLADLSVMQRMARVSASLHAVLPLDYTDSLAVLRELAPRLNSGFVSMSLPHYVASYGTHAFDTSMEALKYFTTFGSSEFAIRHFLRSDLERSLERMHDWTRDENHHVRRLASEGSRPRLPWSFRLEPVQANPQLAAGILDRLKADESLYVRKSVANHLNDVTKEHPEWVLNTVEGWALENKHTAWIAKHALRSLIKQGDLRALTVIGAGAKAEVELLDVKVEPAVVRLGDTITLSFTVRSLAPVEQRLVIDYAIDYVKANGGTSAKVFKLKTLDLAGFGSEVVARRQVIKDFTTRKHYAGEHAVHVVVNGERLASTAVNILVS; translated from the coding sequence ATGAGCACAACCGAAACCGCCGCCCCGGCCCTGAAAGAAATCTTCAACGCCGAGCGTCTGCAACACATCGCCAGCGAAATGAGCGCCGTGTACCCGGCGTTCAAGGCCAAGGCCTTTCTCAAGCACGCCAACGACGGCCTCGCCGACCTTTCGGTCATGCAGCGCATGGCCCGCGTCAGCGCAAGCCTGCACGCCGTGCTGCCACTGGACTACACCGATTCCCTCGCCGTACTGCGCGAACTCGCCCCACGCCTGAACAGCGGCTTCGTCAGCATGAGCCTGCCGCACTACGTCGCGAGCTACGGTACACACGCATTCGACACCTCGATGGAAGCCCTGAAGTACTTCACCACCTTCGGCTCCTCCGAATTCGCCATCCGCCACTTCCTGCGCAGCGACCTGGAACGCTCGCTGGAACGGATGCACGACTGGACCCGAGACGAAAACCACCACGTCCGCCGCCTCGCCAGCGAAGGCAGCCGCCCTCGCCTGCCATGGTCGTTTCGGCTGGAACCGGTGCAGGCAAACCCGCAATTGGCCGCCGGGATTCTTGACCGGTTGAAGGCGGATGAAAGTTTGTACGTGCGCAAGTCAGTGGCGAATCATTTGAATGACGTGACCAAAGAGCATCCGGAGTGGGTGCTGAATACGGTTGAGGGGTGGGCGCTGGAGAACAAGCACACGGCGTGGATTGCCAAACATGCATTGCGGAGCTTGATCAAACAGGGGGATTTGCGGGCACTCACTGTTATTGGTGCTGGGGCCAAGGCTGAGGTTGAGTTGCTGGATGTGAAGGTCGAACCGGCGGTTGTGCGGCTTGGGGACACGATCACTTTGTCATTCACCGTGCGGTCGTTGGCGCCGGTGGAACAGCGGTTGGTGATTGATTATGCGATTGACTATGTGAAGGCGAATGGCGGGACTTCGGCCAAGGTTTTCAAGTTGAAGACGTTGGATTTGGCTGGGTTTGGGAGCGAGGTGGTGGCCCGCAGGCAAGTAATCAAGGATTTCACCACGCGCAAGCATTATGCGGGGGAGCATGCGGTGCACGTGGTGGTTAATGGGGAGCGGTTGGCGAGTACTGCCGTTAACATCCTCGTTTCATAA
- a CDS encoding RidA family protein: MAATQPFNKQTAYWGVPWEEAYGYPQARRSGNEIYVSGQFNHDEEGNLVAPAPLNADGKPSDFSSMGEQMRVSYDNISKLLALYGATLQDVVEETLYVLDMDAAFAVVGKVRKAAYGTERPQCASNIIGVSRLAQRPQLIEIACKAVIGARNI, translated from the coding sequence ATGGCAGCTACACAACCGTTCAACAAGCAGACCGCCTACTGGGGCGTCCCCTGGGAAGAGGCCTATGGCTATCCGCAGGCGCGGCGCTCAGGAAACGAGATCTACGTATCAGGCCAATTCAACCATGATGAAGAAGGTAATCTGGTCGCCCCGGCGCCGCTGAATGCCGACGGAAAACCCAGTGATTTCTCTTCGATGGGAGAGCAGATGCGGGTCTCTTACGACAACATTTCGAAGCTGCTCGCCTTGTATGGCGCAACGCTGCAAGACGTCGTCGAGGAAACGCTTTACGTGCTGGATATGGATGCTGCGTTCGCGGTCGTCGGCAAAGTGCGCAAGGCTGCCTATGGCACTGAGCGGCCTCAGTGCGCGAGCAATATCATTGGCGTGTCGAGACTTGCCCAGCGCCCGCAACTGATCGAGATCGCATGCAAGGCCGTGATTGGCGCGCGAAACATCTGA
- a CDS encoding hydrolase, protein MNNPKTEVLTPLNSQLIFIDHQPQMAFGVQSIDRQTLKNNTVALAKAAKIFNVPTTLTTVETESFSGHTYPELLAVFPDAPLLERTSMNSWDDQKVRDALKKNGRNKIIVSGLWTEVCNATFALSAMNDAGYEIYMVADASGGTTKEAHDYAMQRMIQAGVVPVTWQQVLLEWQRDWKNRATYDAVMELVREHSGAYGMGVDYAYTMVHKAPERVQHGPSLAPVAASV, encoded by the coding sequence ATGAACAATCCTAAAACTGAAGTCCTGACTCCACTGAACAGCCAACTGATCTTCATCGACCACCAGCCACAGATGGCCTTCGGCGTGCAGAGCATCGACCGGCAAACGCTCAAGAACAACACCGTTGCCCTGGCCAAGGCAGCGAAGATTTTCAATGTCCCCACCACCCTCACCACGGTTGAGACAGAAAGCTTCTCGGGTCACACCTATCCCGAACTACTCGCCGTGTTTCCGGACGCCCCGCTGCTGGAGCGCACCTCCATGAACTCCTGGGACGATCAGAAGGTGCGCGACGCACTCAAGAAAAATGGTCGCAACAAGATCATCGTCTCCGGTCTGTGGACCGAGGTGTGCAATGCCACCTTCGCCCTGTCGGCAATGAACGATGCCGGGTATGAAATCTATATGGTCGCAGACGCCTCCGGCGGCACCACCAAAGAGGCCCACGATTACGCCATGCAGCGCATGATCCAGGCTGGCGTCGTACCGGTGACCTGGCAGCAGGTGCTGCTGGAATGGCAACGGGACTGGAAGAACCGCGCCACCTACGACGCGGTGATGGAACTGGTCAGAGAACATTCCGGTGCCTACGGCATGGGCGTCGACTACGCCTACACCATGGTGCACAAAGCGCCTGAGCGCGTTCAGCATGGCCCCTCCCTGGCGCCAGTCGCTGCGTCTGTCTGA
- a CDS encoding DUF3916 domain-containing protein yields MRRLFLSNKKVRNIPRHLRSLEHWAASFSGEFHPRSDEQERYTHWKIPVLNNLVQGPQARIEVQAFCVQQLLEAAAHLSRAADRSQGYYRIACLVVWPWLHQSEVTVFYDREYYLSFLGQHNSLTPIHLSERLALNVPENFIEHGHDVTQDDDEVEVQWWCIGEHA; encoded by the coding sequence TTGCGAAGATTGTTCCTCAGTAACAAAAAAGTCCGAAACATCCCCCGTCACCTCCGCTCCTTGGAGCACTGGGCCGCGAGTTTTAGCGGCGAGTTCCATCCTCGCAGCGATGAGCAAGAGCGTTACACACACTGGAAAATCCCGGTACTCAACAACCTCGTTCAAGGTCCGCAAGCACGTATCGAAGTGCAGGCCTTCTGTGTTCAGCAATTGCTCGAAGCAGCGGCTCATCTTTCCCGCGCAGCGGATCGCAGCCAAGGTTACTACCGCATTGCCTGCCTGGTGGTATGGCCCTGGTTACATCAGAGCGAAGTGACAGTGTTCTATGACCGTGAGTACTACTTGAGTTTTCTGGGGCAGCATAACTCGCTTACCCCGATACACTTGAGCGAAAGGCTTGCGTTGAATGTGCCCGAGAACTTCATTGAGCATGGGCATGATGTAACCCAGGACGATGATGAAGTCGAAGTTCAGTGGTGGTGTATCGGGGAGCATGCTTGA
- a CDS encoding GFA family protein produces the protein MSEVYQGSCLCGVVGYELTTSPKAVSHCHCSQCRKGHGAAFASYGSVPQSTLRILRGSASIKSYVSSESVLREFCSECGSTLFWSRSQGEFSDWVSIALGTLDTPFLPEKQKHVHTDSAAPWYISV, from the coding sequence ATGTCAGAGGTGTACCAGGGAAGCTGTTTGTGCGGAGTCGTCGGTTACGAATTAACCACCTCACCAAAAGCAGTGAGCCATTGCCATTGCAGTCAATGCCGTAAAGGTCACGGGGCCGCATTCGCTTCGTACGGCAGTGTTCCGCAAAGCACACTTCGCATACTCCGTGGCTCCGCCAGCATTAAATCCTATGTTTCTTCGGAGTCGGTATTACGCGAGTTCTGCTCGGAATGCGGTTCTACTTTGTTCTGGTCACGGTCTCAAGGTGAGTTTTCCGACTGGGTTTCGATAGCACTGGGCACGCTCGATACGCCGTTCCTGCCTGAAAAGCAGAAGCACGTTCATACCGACTCTGCAGCTCCTTGGTATATATCTGTTTAG
- a CDS encoding DUF2931 family protein, whose product MRVLVTLLCALFTTGCQSADPLSAKNDPKSESWELAFTEPYYMKVWVEDSAVEDINGKLFKRTGGGTAAGGEPEDGKESARGWHAVGAAAKPVIGADLPKRIYVRWQSIVEPQTYRVWLDVPEEARQLMQTSVNQRCPETPKEQASYSASIYLGLAPGGVVQVWVRDSCHHPVKVARAQAEIETLGPSQGKNQGRYAYPVSEKSQRYIEKFGIPYGSW is encoded by the coding sequence ATGAGAGTTCTTGTAACCCTGCTTTGTGCTTTGTTCACGACTGGATGCCAGTCTGCGGATCCACTGTCTGCCAAAAATGACCCTAAGTCCGAGTCGTGGGAGCTCGCGTTTACGGAGCCTTACTACATGAAAGTGTGGGTGGAGGACAGCGCCGTCGAAGATATAAACGGCAAGCTGTTCAAGCGTACGGGGGGAGGTACGGCCGCTGGCGGGGAACCTGAGGACGGTAAAGAGTCTGCACGAGGCTGGCACGCTGTGGGTGCTGCTGCAAAGCCAGTGATTGGTGCCGATCTCCCCAAGCGCATTTACGTAAGGTGGCAATCGATAGTCGAACCTCAGACCTATCGTGTCTGGTTGGACGTACCCGAGGAGGCCAGACAACTAATGCAGACTTCGGTCAATCAGCGTTGCCCGGAAACTCCAAAGGAGCAAGCGAGTTACTCCGCTTCTATCTATCTGGGGCTGGCACCAGGTGGGGTTGTACAAGTCTGGGTCAGAGACTCGTGTCACCATCCGGTGAAAGTAGCACGGGCCCAAGCCGAGATCGAGACGCTAGGTCCGAGTCAGGGTAAGAACCAAGGTCGTTACGCATATCCGGTGAGTGAGAAGTCGCAACGCTACATCGAGAAATTTGGCATTCCATACGGAAGTTGGTAG
- a CDS encoding DUF2931 family protein produces MRQFISLLSVLLIAGCHLIDPLSAKNDPKPEWWEMAFIEPDYMKVWVEYSSVQDITGKVFFRTGGGTAAGGEPEDGTESARGWKGVGGSGRKVVGADLPIRIYVRWQSIVEQKTWQAWVDIPEEARQLMVSSTNQRCPQTPDQKARYMASIYLGLAPGGVVQVWVRDSCHHPMKVARAPAEIEPLGPSQGKNEGRYAYPVSEKSKRYIDKFGIPYGSW; encoded by the coding sequence ATGAGGCAATTCATAAGTTTGCTATCTGTGTTGTTAATTGCTGGATGTCATTTGATTGATCCGTTGTCAGCCAAAAATGATCCTAAGCCCGAATGGTGGGAGATGGCCTTCATTGAGCCTGACTACATGAAGGTCTGGGTAGAGTACAGCTCAGTACAAGACATCACCGGAAAGGTTTTCTTCAGGACGGGCGGCGGCACCGCCGCTGGCGGTGAGCCTGAAGACGGGACAGAGTCTGCTAGGGGCTGGAAGGGCGTTGGCGGCAGTGGAAGAAAAGTAGTGGGTGCCGACCTACCCATTCGTATTTACGTTCGCTGGCAATCCATCGTAGAACAGAAGACATGGCAGGCTTGGGTGGACATTCCTGAGGAGGCCAGGCAACTGATGGTGTCATCTACCAATCAGCGTTGTCCGCAGACGCCTGATCAAAAGGCAAGGTATATGGCGTCGATCTATCTGGGGTTGGCTCCTGGGGGCGTCGTGCAGGTTTGGGTAAGAGACTCGTGCCATCATCCGATGAAAGTAGCCCGAGCCCCAGCCGAGATCGAGCCGTTGGGGCCTAGTCAGGGCAAGAATGAAGGGCGTTATGCGTATCCGGTCAGTGAAAAGTCCAAGCGCTATATCGATAAATTCGGTATTCCGTACGGAAGTTGGTAA
- a CDS encoding DUF6124 family protein, whose translation MIKPTPNPPETDPVSPYKFPDSRALNEAAERALDHYLTPQQRIMGSHTTHDPMFLANPAYNSESLLANASESLDSASEMLSNFAAILEPAHRRTALGIAQVVMVAGLAVNQALDKVELKA comes from the coding sequence ATGATCAAACCAACACCAAATCCACCAGAAACCGATCCGGTCTCACCCTACAAATTCCCCGATTCCAGAGCCCTTAACGAAGCCGCCGAACGCGCCCTCGACCATTACCTGACCCCGCAACAACGCATCATGGGCAGCCACACCACACACGACCCCATGTTCCTGGCCAACCCGGCCTACAACAGCGAATCCCTGTTGGCCAACGCCAGCGAATCCCTCGATTCCGCCAGCGAAATGCTCAGCAACTTCGCCGCCATCCTTGAGCCTGCACATCGCAGGACTGCTCTGGGAATCGCCCAAGTGGTCATGGTCGCAGGGCTGGCCGTGAATCAGGCGCTGGATAAGGTAGAGCTGAAAGCGTAG
- a CDS encoding DUF4337 domain-containing protein, with protein sequence MPEEFEVPSPHEQHVEHTTHHAHAKGDSFASKIAVMTAIMATVGALMSYQAGSTESEAAMDKNNAAIQKTEAANEWNYYQAKSSRQNLSELASHLPGLDSAHYVAEARRYAEQKEEARKKAETLELQAREWDEKSEQVLHQHHRWAQAMTAIQIAISLAAITLLTRKEWLRRVSFGAAGLGVMLGSLAWLHI encoded by the coding sequence ATGCCTGAAGAGTTCGAAGTCCCCAGTCCTCACGAGCAACACGTTGAACACACCACCCATCATGCCCATGCAAAAGGCGATAGTTTTGCCAGCAAGATCGCGGTCATGACGGCGATCATGGCGACGGTCGGCGCCCTGATGAGTTATCAGGCCGGTTCTACGGAGAGTGAGGCGGCCATGGACAAAAACAACGCCGCCATCCAGAAGACCGAAGCGGCCAACGAGTGGAACTACTACCAGGCCAAGTCCAGTCGGCAGAACCTGTCGGAACTGGCCAGCCATCTTCCGGGGCTGGACTCCGCTCATTACGTTGCCGAGGCGCGGCGCTATGCGGAGCAGAAAGAAGAAGCCCGCAAAAAGGCGGAAACACTTGAGCTGCAGGCGCGAGAGTGGGACGAGAAGTCAGAGCAGGTTTTGCACCAGCATCACCGCTGGGCCCAGGCCATGACCGCGATTCAAATCGCCATTTCACTGGCGGCCATCACCCTGCTGACGCGCAAGGAATGGCTCAGGCGCGTCTCGTTCGGGGCGGCGGGTTTGGGGGTCATGCTGGGTTCACTGGCCTGGCTGCATATCTGA
- a CDS encoding methyl-accepting chemotaxis protein — translation MTRDGSLVAALPAPVVLPKNNRWLSPTLQSIALMLLLAGMTFGEWPLYVGMPLAVLIVWLPRLRSRAVPDAQPVDSSNAMSELTRDLSYTTSHNALSAAGVAFSVKELAGKLQSQLDAAAQIVNNAEVMIATEQATSQLSREALGAASEAHHSSAAGRTELVDSISRMHQLSQRANASRELIEALSERSDDIQRVTLVIQSIASQTNLLALNAAIEAARAGEHGRGFAVVADEVRGLAARTATATGEVGEMVADIQQRTAQVVEQIRQLSDDLHTGVEQVEHTGQHLENIARLAAGVESQVGEIARGAETNREQLDSLFTAIEQMRSDLAISDQQTRRLAEAAVQMEGQAETISERLAEVGLDDYHQRIYDLAREGASQIGARFEADVEQGRISLEDLFDRQYQPIPNTQPAKFQTRFDRYTDQVLPAIQEPLLPRHEGLVFAIACTQQGYVPTHNQAFSQPLTGDMQTDTVHNRTKRKFADRTGIRCGSHQQPVLLQTYTRDTGELMHDLSVPIMVKGRHWGGLRLGYKPENPR, via the coding sequence ATGACGAGAGATGGATCTCTGGTTGCGGCTCTGCCTGCACCAGTTGTTTTGCCGAAGAATAATCGCTGGCTGTCGCCGACCCTGCAAAGCATCGCCCTGATGCTGTTGCTGGCCGGGATGACCTTCGGCGAATGGCCGTTATACGTGGGCATGCCGCTGGCGGTGCTGATTGTCTGGCTGCCGCGCCTGCGCTCCCGTGCTGTCCCCGATGCGCAGCCGGTCGATAGCAGCAACGCGATGTCCGAGCTGACGCGCGACCTTTCCTACACCACCAGTCATAACGCGCTGTCAGCCGCCGGCGTGGCGTTTTCCGTCAAGGAGCTGGCCGGCAAGCTGCAATCGCAACTCGATGCGGCCGCGCAGATCGTCAACAACGCCGAAGTGATGATCGCAACCGAGCAAGCCACATCCCAGCTCAGCCGCGAAGCGCTCGGCGCTGCGAGCGAAGCCCATCACAGCAGTGCAGCGGGGCGCACCGAGCTGGTCGACTCCATTTCCCGCATGCATCAACTCAGTCAACGCGCCAATGCCAGTCGTGAACTGATCGAAGCCTTGAGCGAGCGCAGCGACGACATTCAGCGCGTGACCCTGGTGATTCAGTCGATTGCCAGCCAGACCAATCTTCTGGCGTTGAACGCAGCGATTGAAGCGGCCCGGGCCGGTGAGCATGGTCGCGGTTTTGCGGTGGTGGCAGATGAGGTGCGTGGTCTGGCTGCTCGGACGGCAACGGCCACCGGTGAGGTGGGCGAGATGGTCGCCGACATTCAGCAGCGCACCGCGCAGGTGGTGGAGCAGATCCGCCAGCTCTCCGACGATTTGCACACCGGTGTCGAGCAGGTCGAACACACTGGTCAGCACCTGGAAAACATCGCGCGACTGGCGGCCGGGGTTGAAAGCCAGGTCGGTGAAATCGCCCGGGGCGCCGAAACCAATCGCGAACAACTCGACAGTTTGTTCACCGCCATCGAGCAAATGCGCAGCGATCTGGCAATCAGCGACCAACAGACCCGGCGCCTGGCCGAAGCAGCGGTGCAGATGGAAGGGCAGGCGGAAACCATCAGCGAGCGTCTGGCCGAAGTCGGGCTGGATGACTATCACCAGCGCATCTACGACCTGGCCCGCGAAGGTGCGAGTCAGATTGGTGCGCGTTTCGAGGCCGATGTCGAGCAAGGGCGGATCAGTCTTGAGGACTTGTTCGATCGCCAGTATCAGCCGATCCCGAACACTCAGCCAGCCAAGTTCCAGACCCGTTTCGACCGCTACACCGATCAGGTGCTGCCGGCGATTCAGGAGCCCCTGCTGCCGCGCCACGAAGGTCTGGTGTTCGCCATTGCATGTACGCAGCAGGGTTATGTGCCGACCCACAATCAGGCATTCAGCCAGCCGCTGACCGGCGATATGCAGACCGATACCGTGCATAACCGCACCAAGCGCAAGTTCGCCGACCGCACAGGCATACGTTGCGGCAGTCATCAGCAACCGGTGCTGTTGCAGACCTACACTCGCGATACCGGCGAGCTGATGCACGACCTGTCGGTACCGATCATGGTCAAGGGACGGCACTGGGGCGGGCTGCGTCTGGGGTACAAACCCGAGAATCCGCGCTGA
- a CDS encoding glutathione S-transferase, which yields MKLIGMLDSPYVRRVAISAKSLGIELEHDPVSVFRHFERFQQINPVVKAPTLVLDDGEVLIDSTLILDYLEALSGKTLLPTDLSQRVQALRLIGLGLAACEKAVQLYYERNLRPADIQYQPWVERVEGQLAAAFTALEHELQKHPLPTDGTLQQDGITLAVAWSFTGLVVPDQIDAQRFPRIAQYTAYAEGLEAFISTPMN from the coding sequence ATGAAACTGATCGGCATGCTGGACTCCCCTTATGTGCGCCGCGTAGCGATCTCTGCCAAGAGCCTTGGGATCGAACTGGAGCACGACCCGGTGTCGGTGTTCCGCCATTTCGAGCGTTTCCAGCAGATCAACCCGGTGGTCAAGGCGCCGACCCTGGTCCTCGACGACGGCGAAGTGCTGATCGACTCGACGCTGATCCTCGACTACCTCGAAGCCCTGTCCGGCAAAACCCTGCTGCCCACCGACCTGTCGCAACGGGTACAAGCCCTGCGCTTGATCGGCCTTGGCCTCGCCGCCTGCGAAAAAGCCGTGCAGCTGTATTACGAACGCAACCTGCGCCCGGCCGACATTCAATATCAGCCGTGGGTCGAACGCGTCGAAGGCCAACTCGCCGCCGCTTTCACCGCCCTCGAACACGAACTGCAAAAACATCCGCTGCCTACCGATGGCACCCTCCAGCAGGACGGCATCACCCTCGCCGTCGCCTGGAGCTTCACCGGCCTCGTCGTCCCTGACCAGATCGACGCCCAACGCTTCCCGCGCATCGCCCAGTACACCGCGTACGCCGAAGGCCTCGAAGCGTTCATCAGCACCCCGATGAACTGA